In a genomic window of Neoarius graeffei isolate fNeoGra1 chromosome 13, fNeoGra1.pri, whole genome shotgun sequence:
- the atp6ap1lb gene encoding ATPase H+ transporting accessory protein 1 like b, whose protein sequence is MAKHRFSMLLLLWLFVCMQPAWPFDQVPAILDRSLEVPPFQSIRIRPDGVGIESSSVSHEESFSPAAENPLRKMLQPYGWHLHTQPRTKRKLLQSTSSGPYSPLTVAYNGKICILFKAKRLAIRYRNNTFLDLTERVFGPNASVDTKGSLCTKEKATLSLRLGDVEDIKGLVIRLQMSNTFYESVGQNWFTLDSVHIHYNWTHEATFNATEVYAPATYSYHCQHVSSLQKYDTLLVPSSHTDSSANWHITFTDFQIQAFNVQSNKFASASDCATFFTPAILMGLITSLILLLVLAYALHMVVHLKHIDRYEEHKATVYFPRMPEAELPDKNSV, encoded by the exons ATGGCTAAACACAGGTTCTCCATGCTTCTCTTGCTGTGGCTTTTTGTGTGCATGCAGCCGGCATGGCCCTTTGATCAAGTGCCTGCAATCCTGGACAGGAG CTTGGAGGTCCCACCATTTCAAAGTATCAGAATCAGACCAG ATGGAGTAGGCATTGAAAGTTCAAGTGTCTCACATGAGGAGAGTTTTTCGCCTGCAGCTGAAAACCCACTCCGAAAAATGTTGCAG CCCTACGGATGGCATTTGCACACTCAGCCCAGAACTAAAAGGAAGTTACTTCAGTCTACTAGCTCAGGGCCATACTCTCCTCTGACTGTTGCTTATAATGGCAAGATATGCATCCTGTTCAAGGCCAAGAGACTGGCTATTCGCTACAGAAACAACACTTTTCTGGACTTAACAGAAAGGGTATTTGGGCCCAATGCCTCTGTAGACACCAAAGGCTCCTTATGCACCAAAGAAAAAGCTAC CCTTTCTCTTCGCCTGGGAGATGTGGAGGACATTAAGGGACTTGTCATAAG GCTCCAAATGTCCAACACATTTTACGAGTCAGTCGGCCAGAACTGGTTCACTTTGGACAGTGttcatatccactacaactggacCCATGAGGCTACATTCAACGCCACTGAAGTCTACGCTCCCGCTACCTACTCATACCACTGCCAGCACGTCAGTAGCCTACAGAAATATGACACCTTACTGGTGCCCAGCTCCCACACAGATAGCTCTGCGAACTGGCACATCACTTTTACAGACTTCCAA ATCCAAGCCTTCAATGTGCAATCCAACAAATTTGCCTCGGCCAGTGATTGTGCAACCTTCTTTACGCCAGCCATCCTGATGGGACTCATCACGTCTCTGATTCTGCTGCTGGTGTTGGCCTATGCCCTGCACATGGTAGTCCACCTCAAGCACATTGACCGATATGAAGAGCACAAGGCCACTGTCTACTTTCCACGTATGCCTGAGGCTGAACTCCCTGACAAGAACAGTGTTTAG